One genomic region from Rubinisphaera margarita encodes:
- a CDS encoding glucan biosynthesis protein: protein MKSWRTICPTLIAIATSLASSGVFLPEAALSQERSTPVVANPLGDSSFSRAFAVTSFEDLTAYARLKAAHPYQPAPKAHEILSTLTYDEYQQIQFNHKKAIWRGSDQFWIEMFHPGFVQRDQIGLNVIEQGREKTVAFNRDYFQYPESMSSFDIPAETTFSGIRIAGRFPGNDDPQEILTFLGSSYFRCRSSDCVYGSSTRGLAVNIGTPGEEEFPVFREFWIVEPEEGVNELIVLAFMDSPSLTGAYEFRLHPQEKTAEIDVRSMIYFRSRPEKLGIAPVTSMWMWGDGLIPPPLDLRPSVHDADGLLVETTEGWTWRSLCRQSYPSVSRLNANEIRGFGLLQRDTRFEHFQDSFAQYDRRPSVWIEPQNQWPKGHMELLELPGSHEGIDNIGAYWVPELPKNLEQGLPIAYRIHYFHGDLKTKCRDYLAAIQNVQIHRDPDSKVRLSIEFKGQSLADLAAETAVHTQLQTIRGEVLHQEIVRRPNGRWTLELVIRPESDAPFEIQVCLKDANRKLTETWAYLCPIKPPPYQYPQVYTRVE from the coding sequence ATGAAAAGCTGGCGAACAATCTGTCCAACGCTGATCGCCATCGCGACGAGTCTCGCCTCTTCGGGCGTCTTTCTGCCCGAGGCCGCCTTGTCTCAGGAAAGGTCGACACCCGTGGTTGCGAATCCTCTGGGCGACTCCTCTTTTTCTCGCGCCTTCGCTGTCACTTCCTTCGAGGATCTGACGGCTTACGCCCGGCTCAAAGCCGCGCATCCGTACCAACCCGCACCCAAGGCCCATGAGATTCTCTCGACGCTGACCTACGACGAATATCAACAGATTCAATTCAATCACAAAAAGGCGATCTGGCGGGGCTCGGATCAGTTCTGGATCGAAATGTTTCATCCCGGCTTCGTCCAGCGCGATCAGATCGGTCTGAACGTGATTGAACAGGGCCGCGAGAAAACCGTCGCTTTCAATCGCGACTATTTTCAATATCCCGAGTCGATGTCGAGCTTTGATATCCCGGCCGAGACGACCTTTTCCGGGATCCGCATCGCCGGCCGATTTCCCGGCAACGATGATCCGCAGGAGATTCTGACGTTCCTGGGTTCCAGCTACTTCCGCTGTCGGAGTTCAGACTGCGTCTACGGTTCCTCCACTCGAGGGCTGGCGGTGAATATTGGAACGCCGGGTGAAGAAGAGTTTCCGGTCTTCCGCGAGTTCTGGATTGTCGAGCCGGAAGAGGGAGTCAACGAGCTGATCGTTCTGGCATTTATGGATAGTCCTTCGCTGACGGGAGCCTACGAATTTCGTTTGCATCCCCAGGAAAAGACCGCCGAGATCGATGTCCGTTCCATGATTTACTTCCGCAGTCGACCGGAGAAGCTCGGCATCGCCCCGGTCACAAGCATGTGGATGTGGGGTGATGGATTGATCCCTCCGCCGCTCGATCTGCGACCATCGGTGCACGACGCCGACGGTCTGCTCGTTGAAACAACCGAGGGATGGACGTGGCGGAGTCTGTGCCGCCAGAGCTATCCGTCAGTCAGCCGGCTGAACGCGAATGAAATTCGCGGATTCGGACTTCTGCAACGGGATACCCGTTTCGAACATTTCCAGGATTCATTCGCTCAATACGACCGTCGACCGAGTGTCTGGATTGAACCGCAAAATCAGTGGCCCAAAGGGCATATGGAACTGCTCGAGCTCCCGGGATCGCATGAGGGAATTGACAATATCGGCGCCTACTGGGTGCCCGAACTTCCTAAAAACCTCGAACAGGGTCTGCCGATTGCATATCGAATCCATTACTTCCACGGGGATCTGAAAACAAAGTGCAGGGATTACCTGGCAGCCATTCAAAACGTTCAGATTCACCGGGACCCCGATTCGAAAGTTCGACTTTCGATCGAATTCAAGGGCCAATCACTTGCCGATCTGGCAGCGGAAACTGCGGTTCATACCCAGCTACAGACCATCCGCGGCGAAGTACTCCATCAAGAAATCGTTCGGCGCCCCAATGGCCGCTGGACGCTCGAACTCGTGATCAGACCTGAGTCCGATGCTCCTTTTGAGATTCAAGTCTGTCTGAAAGACGCCAATCGGAAACTGACCGAAACGTGGGCTTACCTTTGTCCAATCAAGCCCCCGCCCTATCAGTATCCGCAGGTTTACACACGAGTTGAATAA
- a CDS encoding sugar phosphate isomerase/epimerase family protein has product MRFAICQELFEGWSWERQCEFIAETGYTGVEVAPFTLAASADKVTQAEREHYRKTAEQAGLEIIGLHWLLAKTEGFYLTTADADVRKRTSEYLIELTRLCQDLGGELMVLGSPKQRSLLPGVSMAEANDHAIQVLAEVVPHLEAAGVTLCLEPLSRQETDYMITCQQARELIDHFRSPAIQLHQDVKAMSDESTSIPDLIREFRDVTAHFHANDVNLRGPGMGEVDFQPIFAALKETGYDGWVSVEVFDYSPGAEKIAVDSLEYMKGVWANC; this is encoded by the coding sequence ATGCGATTTGCGATTTGTCAGGAACTGTTCGAAGGGTGGTCCTGGGAGCGGCAGTGCGAGTTCATTGCCGAGACGGGATACACCGGCGTCGAGGTGGCCCCCTTCACTCTGGCGGCGTCCGCGGACAAGGTGACTCAGGCCGAGCGTGAGCATTACCGTAAGACAGCCGAACAGGCCGGACTGGAGATCATCGGGCTCCACTGGTTGCTCGCGAAGACCGAAGGGTTCTACCTGACGACTGCGGACGCCGATGTCCGTAAACGCACCTCGGAGTACCTCATCGAGCTGACGCGGCTCTGTCAGGACCTCGGCGGGGAACTGATGGTCCTTGGGTCCCCGAAACAACGAAGTCTGTTGCCAGGCGTTTCAATGGCTGAAGCGAACGATCACGCGATTCAGGTTCTGGCCGAGGTCGTTCCTCACCTGGAAGCAGCCGGCGTGACGCTCTGCCTGGAACCGCTTTCGCGACAGGAAACCGATTACATGATCACCTGCCAGCAGGCCCGCGAGTTGATTGATCACTTCCGCAGCCCGGCTATCCAGCTGCATCAGGACGTAAAGGCGATGTCGGATGAGTCGACGTCGATCCCGGATCTGATCCGTGAATTCCGCGACGTGACCGCTCACTTCCATGCCAACGATGTCAACCTGCGTGGACCCGGAATGGGTGAAGTCGATTTCCAGCCGATCTTTGCCGCGCTGAAGGAGACTGGCTACGACGGCTGGGTGTCGGTTGAAGTCTTCGATTATTCGCCGGGAGCCGAGAAGATCGCCGTCGATTCGCTTGAGTACATGAAGGGAGTCTGGGCGAACTGTTAG
- a CDS encoding GntP family permease yields the protein MLSTSATLFIIGVGLVIVVGGILGFRLHAFLALILAAIVVSLMTPDATVEWYELSKSKAEIVETSDDSLTLNKSESSTTRVGGQYLLLQQDQATGSIETIATASIERFNENGDAVASLQPATAAPINWEQTIAVTPQQRADAVSFSRQTVGDLVASGFGATCTGIGILIAMAAIIGKCLLDSGAAEKIVRWVLRLVGEKNAALSFVGSSFVLSTPVFFDTVFYLMIPVGKAMRLRTGKNYLLYVLSIVMGGSMAHCLVPPTPGPLFVAEALAVDVGVMILAGGLVGIGCCIFSFIYAMILCHYVDVPLRESADVSLDELQQIADRDDSELPSVFMSMLPILLPVLLITGQTVMSTYLKNVPSESVSPMLASLNDFFVMFGNKNIAMAISATLAIIMLYQQKKSSLGELANSMQSALASGGVIILITAAGGAFGKALQQTGVAGIFGDVDGASTTAILGIAFLVTALVRLAQGSATVSMITGVGVMASFAAGADLGFHPVYLALAIGCGSKMFMWMNDSGFWVIGKMSGMTEWETLKYVTPMTSMMGIVGLIITIIAANTMPFV from the coding sequence ATGCTGAGTACGAGTGCAACACTGTTCATCATCGGAGTCGGGCTGGTCATCGTTGTCGGTGGCATCCTTGGTTTTCGGCTGCACGCTTTTCTCGCACTCATCCTGGCGGCCATCGTCGTCTCCCTGATGACTCCGGATGCCACGGTGGAATGGTATGAGCTGAGCAAGAGCAAAGCCGAGATTGTCGAGACCAGCGACGATTCTCTCACGTTGAACAAGAGTGAATCTTCGACCACCCGGGTCGGCGGCCAATATCTTCTGCTGCAACAGGACCAGGCGACCGGGTCCATTGAAACTATCGCCACGGCCAGCATCGAACGGTTCAACGAGAACGGCGATGCGGTTGCCAGTCTGCAACCGGCCACCGCTGCCCCGATTAACTGGGAACAAACGATCGCTGTCACGCCTCAACAGCGGGCCGATGCTGTCAGCTTTTCCCGGCAGACGGTCGGCGACCTCGTCGCCAGCGGCTTCGGAGCGACCTGTACCGGCATCGGTATCCTGATTGCCATGGCGGCCATCATCGGCAAGTGTCTGCTAGACAGTGGAGCAGCCGAAAAGATCGTTCGCTGGGTGCTGCGGCTTGTCGGAGAGAAGAACGCCGCCCTCTCCTTTGTCGGCAGCAGTTTCGTCCTCTCGACACCGGTCTTCTTCGACACCGTCTTCTACTTAATGATTCCCGTCGGCAAGGCCATGCGTCTGCGGACCGGGAAGAACTATTTGCTGTATGTGCTCTCCATTGTGATGGGGGGCTCGATGGCTCACTGTCTGGTGCCTCCGACTCCCGGCCCGCTGTTCGTCGCCGAGGCTCTCGCGGTCGATGTTGGAGTGATGATTCTCGCCGGCGGACTGGTGGGGATCGGCTGCTGCATTTTCAGTTTCATTTACGCCATGATTCTCTGCCATTACGTCGATGTCCCGCTTCGCGAGAGCGCGGATGTCTCGCTGGATGAACTGCAGCAGATCGCCGACCGGGACGACAGCGAACTGCCGTCGGTCTTCATGTCGATGCTGCCGATTCTGTTGCCCGTCCTGCTGATCACCGGGCAGACAGTGATGAGCACCTATCTGAAGAATGTCCCCAGTGAATCGGTCTCGCCGATGCTGGCTTCACTGAACGACTTCTTCGTGATGTTCGGGAACAAGAATATCGCCATGGCGATCTCGGCGACGCTGGCGATTATCATGCTCTATCAGCAGAAGAAATCGAGCTTGGGAGAACTGGCCAATTCAATGCAGTCGGCTCTGGCCAGCGGGGGCGTCATCATTCTCATTACCGCAGCCGGGGGAGCGTTTGGGAAAGCTCTGCAGCAGACCGGCGTCGCCGGGATCTTCGGCGATGTCGACGGAGCTTCAACGACCGCGATTCTGGGAATCGCCTTCCTCGTTACGGCTCTGGTTCGATTGGCGCAAGGATCGGCGACCGTGTCGATGATTACCGGCGTCGGCGTGATGGCGAGCTTCGCGGCCGGCGCGGATCTCGGTTTCCATCCGGTCTATCTCGCTCTGGCGATCGGCTGTGGCAGCAAGATGTTCATGTGGATGAATGACTCCGGCTTCTGGGTCATCGGCAAAATGAGCGGTATGACCGAGTGGGAAACGCTGAAGTACGTGACACCGATGACTTCGATGATGGGAATCGTCGGGCTCATCATCACCATCATTGCCGCGAACACAATGCCCTTCGTTTAA
- a CDS encoding DUF1501 domain-containing protein: MSTSIHELIQWGRRGFSRRRFLHTVSASGLAAGTLGFRDLMSLQAAELRKRHKAVIMLWMNGGPSQLETFDPKPTHENGGETSVISTAIPGVQIAEPWTGIASVLDRCAVIRSFTNKEGNHRRATYQLHTGYVPSGSVKHPSLGSNVAQQIGDENLDIPSVVSIGRADGAGAGFLGVEFDPFFINNPGQRPDNTQMPVAGDRYQRRLNLFDSLQQGFSQRGAEQVVENHNAIYGKAADLIRSPRLSAFELSGEPDSLKKKYGETQFGRGCLLARRLVEEGVSYVEVVSNGWDTHDDNFDRIANLAGQVDPATAALILDLEERGMLDDTLVVWMGEFGRTPRVNGRGGRDHFPRVFNGLMAGGGVRGGQVIGASTADGNDVLDRPVSVPDLFHSICHAIGVDPEFENMSPLGRPMKIVEGGSVVHELFS, from the coding sequence ATGTCAACCAGCATTCACGAACTGATTCAATGGGGACGACGCGGCTTCTCCCGTCGTCGCTTTCTTCACACGGTGTCCGCCAGCGGTCTGGCAGCCGGTACGCTCGGGTTTCGCGATCTGATGAGCCTGCAGGCGGCCGAACTTCGCAAGCGACACAAAGCTGTCATCATGCTCTGGATGAACGGCGGCCCCAGTCAGCTCGAAACGTTCGATCCCAAACCAACGCACGAGAACGGCGGCGAGACTTCAGTGATCTCGACCGCGATCCCCGGTGTTCAGATTGCCGAGCCCTGGACCGGGATCGCCAGCGTGCTCGATCGCTGCGCGGTGATTCGCTCGTTCACGAACAAAGAGGGCAACCATCGTCGAGCAACCTATCAGCTGCACACCGGGTATGTACCATCGGGATCGGTGAAGCATCCTTCGCTCGGCTCGAATGTCGCTCAGCAGATTGGCGATGAGAACCTCGACATCCCATCCGTGGTTTCAATCGGTCGCGCTGATGGAGCCGGGGCGGGCTTTCTTGGTGTCGAGTTCGATCCGTTCTTTATCAACAACCCCGGCCAGCGGCCAGACAACACTCAGATGCCGGTGGCGGGAGACCGGTATCAACGACGGTTGAATCTGTTCGATTCCCTTCAGCAGGGATTCTCTCAACGCGGAGCCGAGCAGGTCGTCGAGAACCACAACGCTATTTACGGCAAGGCCGCTGATCTCATCCGCAGCCCACGACTGTCCGCCTTTGAACTGAGCGGAGAACCGGATTCCTTGAAGAAGAAATACGGCGAGACCCAGTTTGGTCGCGGGTGTCTGCTGGCCCGTCGGCTTGTGGAAGAAGGGGTCAGCTATGTCGAAGTGGTCTCCAACGGCTGGGATACGCACGACGACAACTTCGACCGCATTGCCAACCTGGCCGGCCAGGTTGATCCGGCGACGGCAGCGCTCATTCTGGACCTCGAAGAACGAGGCATGCTGGACGATACACTCGTCGTCTGGATGGGCGAGTTCGGACGCACGCCGCGAGTCAACGGTCGTGGAGGTCGGGACCACTTCCCGCGGGTCTTCAACGGATTGATGGCGGGCGGCGGTGTCCGCGGCGGGCAGGTGATCGGAGCTTCGACCGCCGACGGCAACGACGTGCTCGACCGACCGGTCAGCGTGCCCGATCTGTTCCACAGCATCTGCCATGCAATCGGAGTCGATCCGGAGTTCGAGAACATGAGCCCGCTGGGCCGCCCGATGAAAATCGTCGAAGGCGGAAGCGTGGTTCACGAACTGTTTTCCTGA
- the mdoH gene encoding glucans biosynthesis glucosyltransferase MdoH: MIGNSYYAAYQARQTRLALLAASTYSTVILSAGFLFVISGNGISTLDAVSTSLFVILSFWISIGFWNAVLGFRCAVTESRTARHKLKPSSAAAIAEKSRTAILMPVYNEDPEAVFSRIHAMIQSLHETGGEDGFEFFVLSDTTNPDIALREELIWTQYVEHYHPPINVYYRRRAKNLRRKAGNIADFCERWGRNYDFMLILDADSVMSGRTILELVRRMLLDPRLGILQAPPRPVNRQSLFARLQQFAAAVYGPLCVRGFCSWTATDGNYWGHNAILRVRPFVDHCELPVLSGSRPLGGDILSHDFVEAALMLRAGFKVQIADDLEGSYEECPTTLADYAQRDQRWCQGNMQHARLVMCEGFRPLSRIHFAMGVMSYVASPIWLAFIGSLLATRWIEGPAMDGGAIDGYLMLTVFSISMVMLLVPKFLSLYLMSRNREQSRRHGGRLALFGSTILETAISIIFAPVMAYYHSRFVLSTLMGKTVAWNCQQRDETNVSLKDAWSMHWDVMLFYAILGGLVAWSAPALLPWFVPMLIGPMLIVPLASAFGSRGIGHWLQKRNLLLIPEEETRPQVLRTLDEAAAFFRENPLVEPGRDILQTVLANRGHSLMHMKIARDMLPAHEPAEPFVTKNFEEVESYVRSGEFSRLPIDVRRSLILDNEAFKRLAMICQNV; encoded by the coding sequence GTGATCGGCAACTCGTATTATGCGGCGTATCAGGCACGTCAGACCCGTCTGGCGCTGTTGGCTGCATCGACCTATTCGACAGTCATTCTGTCAGCCGGCTTCCTGTTCGTGATCTCCGGCAACGGAATCTCGACGCTCGATGCTGTCTCGACTTCTCTGTTCGTGATCCTCTCCTTCTGGATCTCCATCGGCTTCTGGAACGCGGTTCTGGGATTCCGGTGTGCGGTGACGGAGAGCCGAACGGCTCGACACAAGCTGAAACCCAGCTCGGCTGCGGCTATTGCCGAAAAGAGCCGGACGGCCATCCTTATGCCGGTTTACAATGAAGACCCCGAAGCGGTCTTTTCCCGAATTCACGCGATGATTCAGTCCCTGCACGAGACGGGCGGGGAAGATGGGTTCGAATTCTTTGTCCTGAGCGACACCACGAATCCGGATATCGCGCTGCGTGAAGAACTGATCTGGACTCAATACGTCGAACACTATCATCCACCGATCAACGTCTATTATCGACGACGGGCAAAGAACCTGCGACGCAAGGCCGGCAACATTGCCGACTTCTGCGAACGCTGGGGGCGTAACTATGACTTCATGCTCATCCTCGATGCCGACAGCGTGATGTCTGGCCGGACAATCCTCGAACTGGTGCGACGGATGCTGCTGGATCCGCGACTGGGCATCCTTCAGGCTCCGCCGCGTCCCGTGAATCGCCAGTCTCTGTTCGCCCGGCTGCAGCAGTTCGCCGCCGCCGTCTACGGACCGCTCTGCGTTCGTGGCTTCTGTTCCTGGACGGCTACCGACGGCAACTACTGGGGCCACAATGCGATCCTCCGCGTTCGTCCCTTTGTGGATCATTGTGAACTGCCAGTACTGTCAGGATCGCGCCCGCTGGGCGGAGACATTCTCAGTCACGACTTCGTGGAAGCAGCTCTGATGCTGCGAGCCGGCTTCAAGGTCCAGATCGCCGATGACCTGGAAGGCAGTTACGAAGAATGCCCAACGACTCTGGCCGATTACGCACAGCGCGATCAGCGGTGGTGTCAGGGCAATATGCAACATGCCCGACTCGTCATGTGTGAAGGGTTCCGCCCGCTCAGCCGAATTCACTTCGCCATGGGGGTGATGTCCTACGTCGCATCGCCAATCTGGCTGGCCTTCATCGGATCGTTACTGGCGACCCGTTGGATCGAAGGTCCGGCGATGGACGGTGGTGCGATCGATGGCTATCTGATGTTGACCGTCTTCAGCATCTCGATGGTTATGCTCCTCGTGCCAAAGTTTCTCAGCCTGTATCTGATGTCGCGAAACCGCGAACAGTCTCGGCGGCATGGCGGTCGACTGGCGTTGTTCGGAAGCACGATTCTGGAGACGGCCATCTCTATTATCTTCGCCCCGGTAATGGCTTACTACCACAGCCGGTTCGTCCTTTCGACATTGATGGGAAAGACCGTGGCCTGGAACTGCCAGCAGCGGGATGAGACGAATGTCAGCCTTAAAGACGCGTGGTCGATGCACTGGGATGTAATGCTGTTCTACGCGATTCTGGGAGGTCTGGTTGCCTGGAGCGCTCCTGCTCTGCTGCCTTGGTTTGTGCCCATGCTGATCGGTCCGATGCTGATCGTCCCCCTGGCATCAGCATTCGGCAGCCGCGGTATTGGCCACTGGCTGCAGAAGCGAAATCTGCTGCTCATTCCCGAAGAAGAAACCCGGCCGCAGGTGCTGCGAACACTCGACGAAGCCGCTGCCTTCTTCCGGGAGAATCCGCTGGTCGAACCAGGTCGCGACATCCTGCAGACCGTGCTCGCCAACCGTGGACATTCGCTGATGCACATGAAGATCGCCCGCGATATGCTCCCGGCTCACGAACCCGCCGAGCCGTTCGTCACCAAGAACTTTGAAGAGGTCGAATCGTATGTCCGAAGCGGCGAATTCAGTCGTCTGCCGATCGATGTTCGTCGGTCTCTGATTCTCGACAACGAAGCCTTCAAGCGTCTGGCAATGATCTGTCAGAATGTGTAA
- a CDS encoding 3-keto-disaccharide hydrolase, with the protein MKLHLHLSTLLLLTLPFSLAAADDQPAEGKKNAKAISLIKGDKLDGWQKTQFGGPGEVSVKEGVLTIEMGSPLNGVTITEEAFKKLPKVNYEMRLEAKRELGGDFFVGLTFPVKDQHCSLIMGGWGGGVIGISSIDGYDASENESTTYATFENGKWYNIRLQVTDNRITVWLDDEEMVDVDIEERRLDTRIEVDLSKPLGLSSFETTAKIRDFKIRPLSEK; encoded by the coding sequence ATGAAACTTCATCTGCACCTGTCGACGCTGTTGCTTCTCACCCTGCCGTTTTCCCTCGCCGCTGCCGACGATCAACCCGCCGAAGGCAAGAAGAACGCGAAAGCCATTTCGCTGATCAAAGGAGACAAGCTGGACGGCTGGCAGAAAACCCAGTTTGGAGGGCCCGGCGAGGTCAGCGTGAAAGAAGGTGTGCTGACGATCGAAATGGGATCGCCGCTGAATGGGGTGACGATCACCGAAGAGGCGTTCAAGAAGCTGCCGAAGGTGAACTACGAGATGCGGCTCGAAGCGAAACGCGAACTCGGCGGCGACTTCTTCGTCGGGCTGACATTTCCGGTCAAGGATCAGCACTGCTCGCTGATCATGGGCGGCTGGGGCGGCGGCGTCATCGGCATCTCGAGCATCGATGGTTACGATGCTTCCGAGAATGAATCGACAACCTATGCGACCTTCGAGAACGGCAAGTGGTACAACATCCGGCTGCAGGTGACTGACAATCGCATCACGGTCTGGCTGGACGATGAAGAGATGGTCGATGTCGACATTGAAGAGCGGCGGCTCGATACACGGATCGAAGTTGATTTATCCAAGCCGCTTGGTCTGTCGAGCTTCGAAACGACGGCCAAAATTCGGGACTTCAAAATTCGCCCGTTGAGCGAGAAATAA
- a CDS encoding fasciclin domain-containing protein has product MIRTTCFAVATVIGLAFSAQAAEKTIVETAVGAGDFNTLVAAVKAAGLVDTLQGEGPYTVFAPTDEAFNKLPKGTVESLLKPENKDKLTSILLYHVVPGKVMAADVVKLHEAETAQGTKVSIKTKGKKVMVDNAKVVKTDIKCSNGVIHVIDTVIMPE; this is encoded by the coding sequence ATGATTAGAACTACTTGCTTTGCTGTCGCTACTGTTATTGGACTCGCATTCTCGGCTCAGGCTGCTGAGAAAACGATCGTCGAAACCGCCGTCGGAGCCGGTGATTTCAACACACTCGTCGCCGCCGTCAAAGCCGCCGGGCTGGTTGATACCCTGCAGGGTGAAGGCCCTTACACCGTGTTCGCTCCGACTGACGAAGCCTTCAATAAGCTGCCGAAGGGAACCGTGGAATCGCTTCTGAAGCCCGAAAACAAGGACAAGCTGACGTCTATCCTGCTCTACCACGTGGTCCCCGGCAAAGTCATGGCCGCCGACGTGGTGAAACTGCACGAAGCCGAAACGGCCCAGGGAACTAAAGTCTCGATTAAGACCAAGGGCAAGAAGGTCATGGTCGACAACGCCAAAGTGGTGAAGACCGACATCAAGTGCTCAAACGGTGTGATTCACGTGATCGACACCGTCATCATGCCAGAATAA
- a CDS encoding DUF1549 domain-containing protein: MSQQVRLSLLSLASLTLGFSTFCSPVLAANPSDPLAVAASVDRIVTENLAEEGVAPADRTSDEDFLRRVSIDLTGRIPTPAEMTRFGLDPDPRKREKKIDELMSSPDFAHNWSAYWRDVIFMRATEQRAQPLQGVFQLWLREKLENNAPWDEIVTEMLTSTGDVRENGATGLFLAHAGDATELASETSRLFLGIQIQCANCHDHPTDTWTRQQFHELAAYFPRVRVQQRPQETPPTFIVSSFDVNQSRGREVLNNPERLFRGLDQNRDGKLTDEEAKRAQRFAAVFERLLGVGDTDKDGMLSLEEFKNLPTQPQGRRQTTEYFMPNLEDPAAEGTRLDPVFFVDGDSAPRELRDVERRTELARKVTDPGNEWFAKSYVNRIWTELLGVGFYPLVDDMGPLREVRYEKALETLSEGFIASGFDTRWVFRTILNSEAYQRSLDTPSGLPSNESCELACATPVRLRAEQILASLMMLSGQTETNREITVGRGPGSRRNSPEAQFVALFGFDPSTPQEEVSGDIPQSLFMMNSPLISQLVSSRGNGPLARLLRRYDNDEDALRELYVLVLSREPSEYELTECKEFIYEVQNRNEAFEDVMWCLVNSSEFITRR; this comes from the coding sequence ATGTCTCAACAAGTCCGTCTGTCTCTGCTGTCACTCGCGTCACTGACGCTCGGTTTCAGTACGTTCTGTTCACCGGTTCTGGCCGCGAACCCGAGCGATCCGCTGGCGGTTGCCGCCAGCGTCGACCGAATCGTCACGGAGAACCTGGCCGAGGAAGGCGTCGCACCGGCCGATCGCACATCGGACGAGGATTTTCTCCGCCGCGTCTCCATCGATCTGACCGGTCGAATTCCAACGCCGGCCGAGATGACCCGCTTCGGTCTCGATCCCGATCCCCGGAAACGCGAGAAGAAAATCGATGAGCTGATGAGCTCACCGGATTTCGCTCACAACTGGTCGGCTTACTGGCGGGACGTCATCTTCATGCGGGCCACCGAACAGCGGGCCCAACCGCTTCAGGGTGTGTTCCAGTTGTGGCTCCGCGAGAAGCTGGAGAACAACGCGCCCTGGGACGAGATCGTCACCGAGATGCTCACTTCAACCGGCGATGTGCGGGAGAATGGGGCCACCGGTCTGTTCCTCGCCCATGCCGGCGATGCAACCGAACTGGCTTCGGAAACCTCCCGGCTGTTCCTGGGCATTCAGATTCAGTGTGCGAACTGTCACGACCATCCAACCGATACCTGGACCCGTCAGCAGTTCCACGAACTGGCCGCGTACTTCCCCCGGGTGCGAGTTCAGCAGCGCCCCCAGGAGACTCCCCCGACATTTATCGTGAGCTCGTTCGATGTCAACCAGTCGCGCGGACGCGAAGTTTTGAACAACCCGGAGCGACTCTTCCGTGGGCTCGATCAGAATCGCGACGGGAAACTGACAGACGAAGAAGCGAAGAGAGCACAGCGGTTTGCTGCCGTTTTCGAACGTCTGCTCGGAGTTGGCGATACTGATAAAGACGGCATGCTGTCTCTGGAAGAGTTCAAGAACCTTCCGACCCAGCCGCAGGGACGACGACAAACGACTGAGTACTTCATGCCGAACCTGGAGGATCCCGCCGCCGAAGGCACTCGACTCGATCCCGTCTTCTTTGTCGATGGCGATTCGGCCCCACGAGAATTGCGTGATGTGGAACGCCGAACCGAACTGGCTCGAAAGGTCACTGATCCCGGCAACGAATGGTTCGCCAAGTCGTATGTAAACCGCATCTGGACCGAACTGCTCGGCGTCGGGTTCTACCCTCTCGTCGATGATATGGGCCCGCTCCGCGAAGTGCGGTACGAGAAGGCTCTGGAAACGCTCAGCGAGGGTTTCATCGCCAGCGGATTTGACACTCGCTGGGTTTTTCGCACGATTCTGAATTCCGAGGCTTACCAGCGTTCGCTCGACACTCCCAGCGGACTGCCGAGCAATGAATCATGTGAACTGGCCTGTGCCACGCCGGTCCGCCTGCGAGCCGAGCAGATCCTCGCCTCGCTCATGATGTTGTCCGGTCAGACGGAAACCAATCGCGAAATTACCGTCGGACGCGGTCCCGGGAGTCGACGCAATTCCCCGGAAGCTCAGTTCGTCGCTCTGTTCGGTTTCGATCCATCGACGCCGCAGGAGGAAGTCTCTGGAGACATTCCGCAGTCGCTGTTCATGATGAATTCGCCGCTGATCAGCCAGCTGGTCTCGAGCCGGGGGAATGGGCCGCTGGCCCGTTTGCTGCGTCGATACGACAACGATGAAGACGCGTTGCGGGAACTGTATGTCCTCGTGCTGTCCCGCGAGCCCTCCGAATACGAACTCACTGAGTGCAAAGAATTCATCTACGAAGTTCAGAATCGAAACGAAGCCTTTGAGGATGTCATGTGGTGCCTGGTCAACTCCAGTGAGTTCATTACCAGACGCTGA